A window of Scomber scombrus chromosome 23, fScoSco1.1, whole genome shotgun sequence contains these coding sequences:
- the taf6l gene encoding TAF6-like RNA polymerase II p300/CBP-associated factor-associated factor 65 kDa subunit 6L isoform X2, with protein sequence MADREERRFAEISRESVKLMAESAGVELGDDVAALLAEDVCYRLREATQSSSQFMRHAKRRKLTVEGFNRALRWSNVEAICGYGAQDALPFRSVKEGELFFTEERDINLVELALATNIPKGCAETMVRVNVSYLDGKGNLEPQGAAVQSLSEDLLKYYQQITRAILGEDPHLMKVALLDLQSNSKIAALLPYFVYVISGVKSVSHDLEQLNRLLHMVKSLVQNPYLYLGSYVRSLVSSVMYCILEPLAASINPLNDHWTLRDYAALLLSHIFWTHGDLVSGLYHQILLSLQKVLSDPVRPLCSHYGAVVGLHALGWKAVERVLFPHLPAYWANLQAVLDDYSVSNAQVKADGHKVYGAILVAVERLLKMKALSLSQQAEGGSSGPPGSAAGAMGYRVSSPGLSPPPEPLSEAALGIASHLQAGGAGCPWEEWTPVPLPAMYCELYSFFGDSLAVRFSTGPGLGSYPPCTLSQLSDTRKEPAGSASNPDTTRKMPQLTANLNISPRQDGSPRTDPPPPSLAATGSGRSLARSSSSSVQRSRSSSSRSGQRSAGLSRDVFPKARFTSPQTGSTSVTFLIGGRQMGRRCQGRRPFQTTFAPTPPLPAIPPRAYAHKLPVIGRVGKPVRRWACSHYSLHLPL encoded by the exons ATGGCGGACCGGGAGGAGCGCCGCTTCGCCGAAATTTCCCGGGAGTCCGTTAAACTCATGGCCGAGAGTGCAGGCGTCGAGCTCGGCGACGATGTTGCCGCTCTGCTGGCCGAGGACGTGTGTTACCGGCTCAGGGAGGCAACACAG AGCAGCTCTCAGTTCATGAGACATGCTAAGAGGAGGAAGCTGACAGTGGAGGGTTTCAACAGAGCTCTGCGGTGGAGCAACGTAGAG GCCATATGTGGTTATGGAGCTCAAGATGCTCTGCCTTTCCGCTCCGTGAAAGAAGGCGAGCTGTTCTTCACTGAGGAGCGGGACATCAACCTGGTTGAGTTGGCTCTGGCCACCAACATTCCTAAAGGCTGTGCTGAGACCATGGTGCGAG TGAATGTGTCGTACCTGGATGGAAAAGGTAACCTGGAGCCTCAGGGAGCAG CAGTGCAGTCGCTGTCAGAAGACTTGTTGAAGTACTACCAGCAGATCACACGGGCCATCCTAGGAGAAGACCCCCACCTCATGAAG GTGGCTCTGCTGGACCTGCAGTCCAACTCCAAAATCGCCGCCCTACTGCCGTACTTTGTCTACGTCATCAGTGGG gtGAAGTCAGTCAGTCACGACCTGGAGCAGCTCAACAGGCTCCTCCACATGGTGAAGAGCCTGGTCCAGAACCCCTACCTGTACCTGGGCTCATACGTGCGCAGCCTGGTCTCCAGTGTCATGTACTGCATCCTGGAGCCGCTGGCCGCCTCCATCAACCCACTCAATGACCACTGGACCCTCAGAGACTACGCTGCCCTGTTACTCAGCCACATCTTCTG GACTCATGGAGATCTGGTGAGTGGTCTGTACCACCAGATCCTGCTGTCCCTGCAGAAGGTTCTATCAGACCCTGTCAGACCTCTGTGCTCCCACTATGGAGCTGTGGTGGGTCTACATGCTCTGGGATGGAAG GCTGTTGAGAGAGTGCTGTTCCCTCACCTTCCTGCATACTGGGCCAACCTGCAGGCTGTGCTGGATGATTACTCTGTTTCCAACGCTCAGGTCAAAGCAGATGGACACAAAGTGTATGGAGCCATCCTG GTGGCGGTGGAGCGCCTGCTGAAGATGAAggctctgtctctgtcacagCAGGCAGAGGGGGGCTCCAGCGGTCCGCCCGGCTCTGCAGCGGGTGCTATGGGTTACAGGGTGAGCTCGCCCGGCCTCAGCCCTCCTCCAGAGCCTCTGTCAGAAGCCGCTCTGGGAATCGCCAGCCACCTTCAGGCGGGCGGGGCTGGCTGCCCGTGGGAGGAGTGGACCCCCGTCCCTCTCCCCGCCATGTACTGTGAGCTGTACTCCTTCTTTGGGGACAGTCTGGCTGTCAGGTTTAGTACAGGACCCGGTTTAGGCAGCTACCCTCCCTGCACCCTGTCACAGCTCAGCGACACCAGGAAGGAACCGGCCGGATCCGCCTCCAACCCTGACACCACTCGTAAGATGCCACAGCTGACTGCTAACCTCAACATCAGCCCGAGGCAGGATGGGAGTCCTCGCACTGACCCGCCTCCACCCAGTCTGGCAGCTACAGGATCAGGAAG GTCTCTGGCtcgctcctcttcctcctccgtgCAGCGCTCCAGATCCTCCTCGTCGCGTTCAGGCCAGCGCTCCGCCGGTCTGTCCCGTGACGTTTTCCCCAAAGCTCGCTTCACCTCTCCTCAAACCGGTTCCACGTCGGTCACCTTCCTCATCGGCGGGAGGCAAATGGGCCGCCGCTGCCAAGGCCGCCGCCCCTTCCAGACCACTTTTGCCCCGACTCCGCCTCTCCCTGCCATCCCACCACGCGCCTACGCCCACAAACTACCCGTCATCGGCAGGGTGGGCAAACCTGTACGCCGCTGGGCCTGTTCCCACTactccctccacctccctctATAG
- the taf6l gene encoding TAF6-like RNA polymerase II p300/CBP-associated factor-associated factor 65 kDa subunit 6L isoform X1 produces the protein MADREERRFAEISRESVKLMAESAGVELGDDVAALLAEDVCYRLREATQSSSQFMRHAKRRKLTVEGFNRALRWSNVEAICGYGAQDALPFRSVKEGELFFTEERDINLVELALATNIPKGCAETMVRVNVSYLDGKGNLEPQGAVPTAVQSLSEDLLKYYQQITRAILGEDPHLMKVALLDLQSNSKIAALLPYFVYVISGVKSVSHDLEQLNRLLHMVKSLVQNPYLYLGSYVRSLVSSVMYCILEPLAASINPLNDHWTLRDYAALLLSHIFWTHGDLVSGLYHQILLSLQKVLSDPVRPLCSHYGAVVGLHALGWKAVERVLFPHLPAYWANLQAVLDDYSVSNAQVKADGHKVYGAILVAVERLLKMKALSLSQQAEGGSSGPPGSAAGAMGYRVSSPGLSPPPEPLSEAALGIASHLQAGGAGCPWEEWTPVPLPAMYCELYSFFGDSLAVRFSTGPGLGSYPPCTLSQLSDTRKEPAGSASNPDTTRKMPQLTANLNISPRQDGSPRTDPPPPSLAATGSGRSLARSSSSSVQRSRSSSSRSGQRSAGLSRDVFPKARFTSPQTGSTSVTFLIGGRQMGRRCQGRRPFQTTFAPTPPLPAIPPRAYAHKLPVIGRVGKPVRRWACSHYSLHLPL, from the exons ATGGCGGACCGGGAGGAGCGCCGCTTCGCCGAAATTTCCCGGGAGTCCGTTAAACTCATGGCCGAGAGTGCAGGCGTCGAGCTCGGCGACGATGTTGCCGCTCTGCTGGCCGAGGACGTGTGTTACCGGCTCAGGGAGGCAACACAG AGCAGCTCTCAGTTCATGAGACATGCTAAGAGGAGGAAGCTGACAGTGGAGGGTTTCAACAGAGCTCTGCGGTGGAGCAACGTAGAG GCCATATGTGGTTATGGAGCTCAAGATGCTCTGCCTTTCCGCTCCGTGAAAGAAGGCGAGCTGTTCTTCACTGAGGAGCGGGACATCAACCTGGTTGAGTTGGCTCTGGCCACCAACATTCCTAAAGGCTGTGCTGAGACCATGGTGCGAG TGAATGTGTCGTACCTGGATGGAAAAGGTAACCTGGAGCCTCAGGGAGCAG TTCCTACAGCAGTGCAGTCGCTGTCAGAAGACTTGTTGAAGTACTACCAGCAGATCACACGGGCCATCCTAGGAGAAGACCCCCACCTCATGAAG GTGGCTCTGCTGGACCTGCAGTCCAACTCCAAAATCGCCGCCCTACTGCCGTACTTTGTCTACGTCATCAGTGGG gtGAAGTCAGTCAGTCACGACCTGGAGCAGCTCAACAGGCTCCTCCACATGGTGAAGAGCCTGGTCCAGAACCCCTACCTGTACCTGGGCTCATACGTGCGCAGCCTGGTCTCCAGTGTCATGTACTGCATCCTGGAGCCGCTGGCCGCCTCCATCAACCCACTCAATGACCACTGGACCCTCAGAGACTACGCTGCCCTGTTACTCAGCCACATCTTCTG GACTCATGGAGATCTGGTGAGTGGTCTGTACCACCAGATCCTGCTGTCCCTGCAGAAGGTTCTATCAGACCCTGTCAGACCTCTGTGCTCCCACTATGGAGCTGTGGTGGGTCTACATGCTCTGGGATGGAAG GCTGTTGAGAGAGTGCTGTTCCCTCACCTTCCTGCATACTGGGCCAACCTGCAGGCTGTGCTGGATGATTACTCTGTTTCCAACGCTCAGGTCAAAGCAGATGGACACAAAGTGTATGGAGCCATCCTG GTGGCGGTGGAGCGCCTGCTGAAGATGAAggctctgtctctgtcacagCAGGCAGAGGGGGGCTCCAGCGGTCCGCCCGGCTCTGCAGCGGGTGCTATGGGTTACAGGGTGAGCTCGCCCGGCCTCAGCCCTCCTCCAGAGCCTCTGTCAGAAGCCGCTCTGGGAATCGCCAGCCACCTTCAGGCGGGCGGGGCTGGCTGCCCGTGGGAGGAGTGGACCCCCGTCCCTCTCCCCGCCATGTACTGTGAGCTGTACTCCTTCTTTGGGGACAGTCTGGCTGTCAGGTTTAGTACAGGACCCGGTTTAGGCAGCTACCCTCCCTGCACCCTGTCACAGCTCAGCGACACCAGGAAGGAACCGGCCGGATCCGCCTCCAACCCTGACACCACTCGTAAGATGCCACAGCTGACTGCTAACCTCAACATCAGCCCGAGGCAGGATGGGAGTCCTCGCACTGACCCGCCTCCACCCAGTCTGGCAGCTACAGGATCAGGAAG GTCTCTGGCtcgctcctcttcctcctccgtgCAGCGCTCCAGATCCTCCTCGTCGCGTTCAGGCCAGCGCTCCGCCGGTCTGTCCCGTGACGTTTTCCCCAAAGCTCGCTTCACCTCTCCTCAAACCGGTTCCACGTCGGTCACCTTCCTCATCGGCGGGAGGCAAATGGGCCGCCGCTGCCAAGGCCGCCGCCCCTTCCAGACCACTTTTGCCCCGACTCCGCCTCTCCCTGCCATCCCACCACGCGCCTACGCCCACAAACTACCCGTCATCGGCAGGGTGGGCAAACCTGTACGCCGCTGGGCCTGTTCCCACTactccctccacctccctctATAG
- the taf6l gene encoding TAF6-like RNA polymerase II p300/CBP-associated factor-associated factor 65 kDa subunit 6L isoform X3, which produces MLPLCWPRTCVTGSGRQHSSQFMRHAKRRKLTVEGFNRALRWSNVEAICGYGAQDALPFRSVKEGELFFTEERDINLVELALATNIPKGCAETMVRVNVSYLDGKGNLEPQGAVPTAVQSLSEDLLKYYQQITRAILGEDPHLMKVALLDLQSNSKIAALLPYFVYVISGVKSVSHDLEQLNRLLHMVKSLVQNPYLYLGSYVRSLVSSVMYCILEPLAASINPLNDHWTLRDYAALLLSHIFWTHGDLVSGLYHQILLSLQKVLSDPVRPLCSHYGAVVGLHALGWKAVERVLFPHLPAYWANLQAVLDDYSVSNAQVKADGHKVYGAILVAVERLLKMKALSLSQQAEGGSSGPPGSAAGAMGYRVSSPGLSPPPEPLSEAALGIASHLQAGGAGCPWEEWTPVPLPAMYCELYSFFGDSLAVRFSTGPGLGSYPPCTLSQLSDTRKEPAGSASNPDTTRKMPQLTANLNISPRQDGSPRTDPPPPSLAATGSGRSLARSSSSSVQRSRSSSSRSGQRSAGLSRDVFPKARFTSPQTGSTSVTFLIGGRQMGRRCQGRRPFQTTFAPTPPLPAIPPRAYAHKLPVIGRVGKPVRRWACSHYSLHLPL; this is translated from the exons ATGTTGCCGCTCTGCTGGCCGAGGACGTGTGTTACCGGCTCAGGGAGGCAACACAG CTCTCAGTTCATGAGACATGCTAAGAGGAGGAAGCTGACAGTGGAGGGTTTCAACAGAGCTCTGCGGTGGAGCAACGTAGAG GCCATATGTGGTTATGGAGCTCAAGATGCTCTGCCTTTCCGCTCCGTGAAAGAAGGCGAGCTGTTCTTCACTGAGGAGCGGGACATCAACCTGGTTGAGTTGGCTCTGGCCACCAACATTCCTAAAGGCTGTGCTGAGACCATGGTGCGAG TGAATGTGTCGTACCTGGATGGAAAAGGTAACCTGGAGCCTCAGGGAGCAG TTCCTACAGCAGTGCAGTCGCTGTCAGAAGACTTGTTGAAGTACTACCAGCAGATCACACGGGCCATCCTAGGAGAAGACCCCCACCTCATGAAG GTGGCTCTGCTGGACCTGCAGTCCAACTCCAAAATCGCCGCCCTACTGCCGTACTTTGTCTACGTCATCAGTGGG gtGAAGTCAGTCAGTCACGACCTGGAGCAGCTCAACAGGCTCCTCCACATGGTGAAGAGCCTGGTCCAGAACCCCTACCTGTACCTGGGCTCATACGTGCGCAGCCTGGTCTCCAGTGTCATGTACTGCATCCTGGAGCCGCTGGCCGCCTCCATCAACCCACTCAATGACCACTGGACCCTCAGAGACTACGCTGCCCTGTTACTCAGCCACATCTTCTG GACTCATGGAGATCTGGTGAGTGGTCTGTACCACCAGATCCTGCTGTCCCTGCAGAAGGTTCTATCAGACCCTGTCAGACCTCTGTGCTCCCACTATGGAGCTGTGGTGGGTCTACATGCTCTGGGATGGAAG GCTGTTGAGAGAGTGCTGTTCCCTCACCTTCCTGCATACTGGGCCAACCTGCAGGCTGTGCTGGATGATTACTCTGTTTCCAACGCTCAGGTCAAAGCAGATGGACACAAAGTGTATGGAGCCATCCTG GTGGCGGTGGAGCGCCTGCTGAAGATGAAggctctgtctctgtcacagCAGGCAGAGGGGGGCTCCAGCGGTCCGCCCGGCTCTGCAGCGGGTGCTATGGGTTACAGGGTGAGCTCGCCCGGCCTCAGCCCTCCTCCAGAGCCTCTGTCAGAAGCCGCTCTGGGAATCGCCAGCCACCTTCAGGCGGGCGGGGCTGGCTGCCCGTGGGAGGAGTGGACCCCCGTCCCTCTCCCCGCCATGTACTGTGAGCTGTACTCCTTCTTTGGGGACAGTCTGGCTGTCAGGTTTAGTACAGGACCCGGTTTAGGCAGCTACCCTCCCTGCACCCTGTCACAGCTCAGCGACACCAGGAAGGAACCGGCCGGATCCGCCTCCAACCCTGACACCACTCGTAAGATGCCACAGCTGACTGCTAACCTCAACATCAGCCCGAGGCAGGATGGGAGTCCTCGCACTGACCCGCCTCCACCCAGTCTGGCAGCTACAGGATCAGGAAG GTCTCTGGCtcgctcctcttcctcctccgtgCAGCGCTCCAGATCCTCCTCGTCGCGTTCAGGCCAGCGCTCCGCCGGTCTGTCCCGTGACGTTTTCCCCAAAGCTCGCTTCACCTCTCCTCAAACCGGTTCCACGTCGGTCACCTTCCTCATCGGCGGGAGGCAAATGGGCCGCCGCTGCCAAGGCCGCCGCCCCTTCCAGACCACTTTTGCCCCGACTCCGCCTCTCCCTGCCATCCCACCACGCGCCTACGCCCACAAACTACCCGTCATCGGCAGGGTGGGCAAACCTGTACGCCGCTGGGCCTGTTCCCACTactccctccacctccctctATAG